The following proteins are encoded in a genomic region of Leptotrichia sp. OH3620_COT-345:
- a CDS encoding rod shape-determining protein: MSKFTRFINFFRTKKNIAIDLGTSNILIYDKQKKKIVLNEPSVLVKDKKTGEIVAIGHKAKEMLGKTSDNLAVIRPLSEGVISDIDATREMLNIFVKQIYGGSPFRPEIMICVPAEVTSIERRAIFDAAIGAKKIYLIEEGRAAVLGSGINISLPEGNTVIDIGGGSTDIAILSLDEIIASKSVRIASNNFDDDIVKYVKKKFNLLIGDKTAENLKKEIGTAMPVSGEENLTVAIKGRDLSTGIPKTVEINSNQVREAIEDSINEIIIALKEVLEKCPPELSADILNNGIVLTGGGSLLRNFDKLIEERVQITINRATNSLESVVVGGGLAFDNKKLLRTLEMREI, from the coding sequence ATGTCTAAATTTACAAGATTTATTAATTTTTTCAGAACAAAGAAAAATATTGCGATTGATTTGGGAACATCAAATATACTAATTTATGATAAACAGAAAAAGAAAATAGTACTTAACGAACCTTCTGTATTAGTGAAGGATAAAAAAACCGGAGAAATAGTAGCAATAGGTCATAAAGCTAAAGAAATGCTTGGGAAAACATCAGATAATTTAGCTGTAATAAGACCTTTAAGTGAGGGAGTTATTTCTGATATAGATGCAACAAGGGAAATGCTTAATATTTTTGTGAAACAGATATACGGTGGTTCTCCTTTCAGACCGGAAATTATGATATGTGTTCCGGCTGAGGTTACAAGTATCGAAAGAAGAGCAATTTTTGATGCTGCAATCGGTGCAAAAAAAATATATCTGATTGAAGAGGGAAGAGCTGCAGTTTTAGGTTCAGGAATAAACATTTCACTGCCTGAAGGGAATACAGTCATAGATATCGGTGGTGGTTCCACTGATATAGCGATTTTATCCCTTGATGAAATTATTGCAAGTAAATCAGTGAGAATTGCAAGTAATAATTTTGATGATGATATAGTAAAATACGTAAAGAAAAAGTTTAATCTTCTTATAGGAGATAAAACAGCAGAAAATTTGAAAAAAGAAATAGGAACAGCTATGCCGGTATCAGGAGAGGAAAATCTGACAGTTGCTATAAAAGGAAGGGATTTGTCTACCGGAATACCCAAAACAGTTGAAATAAATTCAAATCAAGTGAGAGAAGCAATTGAAGATTCGATAAATGAAATAATAATTGCATTAAAAGAAGTTCTTGAAAAGTGTCCTCCTGAACTGTCGGCGGACATACTTAATAATGGGATAGTCTTAACAGGAGGAGGTTCTCTTTTAAGAAATTTTGATAAATTGATAGAAGAAAGAGTACAGATAACTATAAATAGAGCTACAAATTCATTAGAATCGGTAGTTGTAGGTGGAGGATTGGCGTTTGATAATAAAAAGCTGTTGAGAACTTTAGAAATGAGAGAGATTTAA
- the frr gene encoding ribosome recycling factor: MLEEILLETEDKMQKALENTKEKFSHVRAGRASVSMLDGVSVEAYGVMTPLNQVGTISAPEARLLTIDPWDKSIIPAIEKVILQANLGFNPSNDGKIIRLVVPELTEDRRKEYVKLVKKEAEEGKVAVRNVRKDANNKIRKLEKDGEITEDELKSGEDKVQKMTDKFTVAIDEVLSKKEKELLKI; encoded by the coding sequence ATGTTAGAGGAGATTTTATTAGAAACAGAAGATAAAATGCAAAAAGCTTTAGAAAATACAAAAGAAAAGTTTTCACATGTGAGAGCAGGAAGAGCAAGTGTTTCAATGCTTGATGGAGTAAGTGTGGAAGCATACGGAGTAATGACACCGTTAAATCAGGTAGGAACGATTTCAGCTCCTGAAGCCAGATTGCTTACAATAGATCCTTGGGATAAATCGATAATTCCTGCAATAGAAAAAGTTATTTTACAGGCAAACTTAGGATTTAATCCTTCAAATGACGGGAAAATTATAAGACTCGTAGTTCCTGAATTAACTGAAGATCGTAGGAAAGAATATGTAAAACTTGTAAAGAAAGAAGCCGAAGAAGGTAAAGTGGCTGTAAGAAATGTTAGAAAGGATGCGAATAATAAAATAAGAAAATTGGAAAAAGATGGTGAAATTACAGAAGATGAATTAAAGTCAGGAGAAGATAAAGTTCAAAAAATGACTGATAAATTTACTGTTGCGATTGATGAAGTACTATCTAAAAAGGAAAAAGAATTATTAAAAATTTAA
- the pyrH gene encoding UMP kinase — protein sequence MLKYKRILLKLSGEALAGNKEFGFSDEVLESFARQIKEVHDKKAEIAIVIGGGNIFRGATGTSKGVDRVTGDTMGMLATIMNGLALQNAIEHFGIPTRVLTAIQMPQVAEPFIRRRAIRHLEKGRVVIFAGGTGNPYFTTDSSGALRALEINADILAKGTKVEGIYNKDPMKYSDAVKYDTVTFDEAISQNLGVMDTAALSLCKENKMPIIVFNALEEGNILKMVEGGDIGTLVVNE from the coding sequence ATGCTTAAATATAAAAGAATATTATTAAAATTAAGTGGTGAAGCTCTTGCAGGAAATAAAGAATTCGGTTTTTCAGATGAAGTTCTTGAAAGTTTTGCGAGACAGATAAAGGAAGTTCATGATAAAAAAGCAGAAATAGCTATTGTCATTGGAGGAGGAAATATATTTAGAGGAGCTACGGGAACTTCCAAGGGAGTAGACAGAGTAACGGGAGATACTATGGGAATGCTTGCAACTATTATGAATGGACTTGCTCTCCAGAATGCAATAGAGCATTTCGGAATACCTACAAGAGTTCTGACAGCAATTCAGATGCCTCAGGTAGCAGAACCTTTTATAAGAAGAAGGGCAATAAGACATTTGGAGAAAGGTAGAGTTGTAATATTCGCAGGTGGGACTGGAAATCCATATTTTACTACAGATTCAAGCGGTGCATTAAGAGCATTGGAAATAAATGCCGACATACTTGCAAAAGGGACTAAAGTTGAAGGGATTTATAATAAGGATCCTATGAAATACAGTGATGCAGTAAAATATGATACAGTAACATTTGATGAAGCGATTTCTCAGAATTTAGGTGTAATGGATACGGCAGCACTTTCTTTGTGTAAAGAAAACAAAATGCCTATAATCGTTTTCAATGCCCTTGAGGAAGGGAATATTCTGAAAATGGTTGAAGGTGGAGATATAGGAACTTTAGTTGTGAACGAGTAA
- the tsf gene encoding translation elongation factor Ts, whose translation MAVTTALIKELRERTGAGMLDCKKALEENNGDIEKAIDWLREKGIAKAAKKSGRIAAEGLVFGAVSADRKKGAILEFNSETDFVAKNDEFKSFGEKLVELSLTHDVTSEDELKALELEGKKIEDVLTELIAKIGENMNIRRLKLVKTDGFVETYIHLGGKIGVLVNMTGEATSENIEKARGVAMHIAAMDPKYLDSNQVTAEDLEREKEIARHQLEQEGKPANIVEKILEGKMRKFYEENCLVNQKYVRDDSLTIEKFVAPLSIVSFDRFKVGEGIEKSEVDFAAEVAAQIAGN comes from the coding sequence ATGGCAGTTACAACAGCATTAATTAAAGAACTAAGAGAAAGAACCGGGGCAGGAATGCTTGACTGTAAAAAAGCATTGGAAGAAAACAATGGAGATATAGAAAAAGCAATCGACTGGTTAAGAGAAAAAGGAATAGCAAAAGCTGCTAAAAAATCAGGAAGAATTGCAGCTGAAGGACTTGTATTCGGAGCTGTTTCAGCAGACAGAAAAAAAGGAGCTATCCTTGAATTTAATTCTGAAACTGATTTTGTTGCAAAAAATGACGAATTTAAATCATTTGGAGAAAAACTGGTTGAATTATCTTTAACTCATGACGTAACAAGTGAAGATGAATTGAAGGCATTGGAACTGGAAGGTAAAAAAATAGAAGATGTATTAACTGAATTAATAGCTAAAATCGGTGAAAATATGAATATAAGAAGATTAAAATTAGTTAAAACTGACGGATTTGTTGAAACTTATATTCATTTAGGTGGAAAAATAGGGGTATTAGTAAATATGACAGGTGAGGCTACATCCGAAAATATAGAAAAAGCGAGAGGTGTGGCTATGCATATAGCAGCTATGGATCCGAAATATCTTGATTCAAATCAAGTAACAGCCGAAGATCTGGAAAGAGAAAAGGAAATAGCAAGACATCAGCTTGAACAGGAAGGAAAGCCTGCTAATATTGTAGAAAAAATATTAGAAGGAAAAATGAGAAAATTCTATGAAGAAAATTGTCTTGTAAACCAAAAATATGTAAGAGATGACAGTTTAACTATTGAAAAATTTGTTGCCCCTCTTTCAATAGTGTCTTTCGACAGATTTAAAGTTGGAGAAGGAATAGAAAAAAGCGAAGTAGATTTTGCTGCAGAAGTTGCTGCACAAATAGCCGGAAATTAA
- a CDS encoding tol-pal system YbgF family protein, whose protein sequence is MNRYLREKADFKKQFETSAQKNDRKNLIILLKKYIEKHPEDEYAYKMIGISYYNLNNYKKVEKYYLKAIELGNEGTGMDSLFLLYEELNKKMPEKYKKYIERLKSGFHEGLRQIRDHKIFSIMGNEYSTLRLILLYHGDKNYKMAERYTLEVLKFDEENIETMTEIVYVLDNIYTNQKDYKKLEKLLIPLARKGDMNGQYMLTEMYHEGLKNYEEAEKWAKKLMGTSEKEKFSDDIKFVKNLFKKIENLELKK, encoded by the coding sequence ATGAATAGATATTTAAGAGAAAAAGCAGATTTTAAGAAACAATTTGAAACTTCAGCTCAAAAGAATGATCGTAAAAATTTAATTATATTATTAAAAAAATATATTGAAAAACATCCGGAAGATGAATATGCTTATAAGATGATAGGGATTTCCTATTATAATTTAAATAATTATAAAAAAGTTGAAAAGTATTATTTAAAAGCAATAGAATTGGGCAATGAAGGTACCGGAATGGATTCTCTGTTTCTTCTGTATGAAGAGTTGAATAAGAAAATGCCGGAAAAATATAAAAAATATATAGAAAGATTGAAATCCGGTTTTCATGAAGGACTTAGACAGATTAGAGATCATAAGATATTTTCAATCATGGGAAATGAATATTCAACGTTAAGACTAATACTTCTTTATCATGGTGATAAAAATTATAAAATGGCAGAAAGATATACCTTGGAAGTGTTGAAATTTGATGAAGAAAATATAGAAACTATGACAGAAATTGTATATGTACTGGATAATATATATACAAATCAAAAAGATTATAAAAAATTGGAAAAATTACTTATACCTCTTGCCCGAAAAGGAGATATGAATGGACAGTATATGCTGACGGAAATGTACCATGAAGGTCTTAAAAATTATGAAGAGGCAGAGAAATGGGCAAAAAAATTAATGGGAACATCTGAAAAAGAAAAGTTTTCTGATGATATTAAGTTTGTAAAAAATTTATTCAAAAAAATAGAAAATTTGGAATTAAAAAAGTAA